From Candidatus Binatus sp.:
GAACAGGCTGAGATAGCGCGCTATCAGCAGGAGCAAAGCGGTCCTTCGTCGGCGCAGTACCGCAATTTGCAGGCGCTTGCCGCCGAAGGCGACATCACGACGCCGATTGGCCTGGTGCTGCGCGAGGAACGGCGCGCGCTCCGGACCGGCGAGGAGGCCGACGGCCTGTTGATCGTCTCGGTGCGCAAGGGCAGCCCGGCGGCCGGCGCTGGACTTCACGCCTTCAGCCACGGCGTCCACGACGCCATCACGGGCATCGCGATGATCGGCTCGGTGGTGAGCGGGATACCGGCCGCGATGGTGGTGGTGCCGCTGATGGAATACATGCAGGTCGGCGAGAGTTACGATCTGATCATCGGTATCGATGGGTCGCGGGTGAAGAACTTCCTTGATTTCGAAGATCAGATGCGCGACGTGCAGCCGGGGGAGTTGATCTATTTCAGCATCGTGCGCAACGGCAAGCGCCTGCAAGTGGCGGTGCCAGTAACGACCGCATTGAATTAGCGCCAGACGAAGAAATCGGGTTCACACG
This genomic window contains:
- a CDS encoding PDZ domain-containing protein — translated: MIAALAASPLILSWQDCAFSQTPDSTEASRTWKAAAAAAAAAPASAKPESKFAASLPTNLVPDDSAPSLALPLAPPPRDTAYEDDDVIAPPRDTSAPIENDPTAMPNNLVTTPIGDSGQSSSTVEIPPVLPAPDTAATDSHPPPINVQAQTAKKSGIDDSLQSAAEQAEIARYQQEQSGPSSAQYRNLQALAAEGDITTPIGLVLREERRALRTGEEADGLLIVSVRKGSPAAGAGLHAFSHGVHDAITGIAMIGSVVSGIPAAMVVVPLMEYMQVGESYDLIIGIDGSRVKNFLDFEDQMRDVQPGELIYFSIVRNGKRLQVAVPVTTALN